The Diaphorobacter ruginosibacter genome contains a region encoding:
- a CDS encoding LysR family transcriptional regulator: MLSAQLQDTALRHVLEVVRCGSVSEAALRLNVTPSAVSRQISALEDLLGVTLFERRPRGMVPSPAGEVLAAHARHIAQEADRVVGDIQALQGLRRGMVRICSSSGFAIEFLPRVIAEFRRQHPGVHFQLRVCGPQAATQAVLRAEADMALTYSRAAERDIAVAYRGPASVYAFMRRDHPLAHLPHVTLRQLQPHPIALPDPENTVRQLFDIACSQKGLAFEPVLVSNQFETLMNFVQHGGGLSIAGDITVRDRVTRGELHAAPIRERGITARMVEVQSLAERTLPEGPRAFMQHLVDALRQLEMPPAPRR; the protein is encoded by the coding sequence CTGCTGTCCGCCCAACTGCAGGACACCGCGCTGCGGCATGTGCTCGAGGTGGTGCGCTGCGGATCGGTCAGCGAGGCCGCGCTGCGCCTGAACGTCACGCCCTCCGCCGTGAGCCGGCAGATCTCCGCCCTCGAGGACCTGCTCGGCGTGACGCTGTTCGAGCGCCGCCCGCGCGGCATGGTGCCCAGCCCCGCCGGCGAGGTGCTGGCGGCCCACGCCAGGCATATCGCCCAGGAGGCCGATCGTGTGGTGGGAGACATCCAGGCGTTACAGGGGTTGCGCCGCGGCATGGTGCGCATCTGTAGTTCATCGGGGTTCGCGATCGAGTTCCTGCCGCGCGTGATCGCCGAATTCCGCCGGCAGCATCCCGGCGTGCACTTCCAGTTGCGCGTGTGCGGACCGCAGGCCGCCACCCAGGCCGTGCTGCGCGCCGAGGCCGACATGGCCCTCACCTACAGCCGCGCGGCGGAGCGCGACATCGCCGTGGCCTACCGTGGCCCCGCCTCGGTGTACGCGTTCATGCGCCGCGATCATCCGCTGGCGCATCTCCCGCATGTGACGCTGCGCCAGTTGCAGCCCCACCCCATCGCCCTGCCCGATCCCGAGAACACGGTGCGCCAGCTGTTCGATATCGCGTGCAGCCAGAAGGGGCTGGCCTTCGAGCCAGTACTCGTGAGCAACCAGTTCGAGACCCTCATGAACTTCGTGCAGCACGGCGGCGGCCTGTCGATTGCGGGCGACATCACCGTGCGCGACCGCGTGACACGCGGGGAACTGCATGCGGCACCGATCCGCGAGCGCGGCATCACGGCCCGCATGGTGGAGGTGCAATCGCTCGCCGAGCGCACCTTGCCCGAGGGGCCGCGCGCATTCATGCAGCACCTCGTCGATGCGCTGCGGCAACTGGAGATGCCGCCCGCCCCCAGGCGCTAG
- a CDS encoding aldo/keto reductase, with amino-acid sequence MQYRNLGKSQLRVSALCLGTMMFGDQTERAEAQSIVAHAREHGVNYIDTADVYTRGASERMLGELLAGQRHDWVLATKLGNKMSEQENHSRYSRLWMMREVEESLARLKTDHIDILYLHRDFNGMDLEEPLYALDSLMRAGKIRYWGVSNFRAWRIAELASGARRIGMPGPVVCQPYYNLLNRMPEVEILPACEALGIGVTSYSPIARGVLTGKYLPGQAPAEGTRAARGDKRITETEFREESLVIAQRLKQHVAEAGVSLAQFATAWVLAHRAVSSVIAGPRTLAQWQDYFPALDYVVTPEDDGLVDELVAPGHPSTPGYTDPAYPLHPRRR; translated from the coding sequence ATGCAGTACCGCAATCTAGGCAAGAGCCAGCTCAGGGTGTCCGCGTTGTGCCTGGGCACGATGATGTTCGGTGACCAGACCGAGCGGGCCGAAGCGCAATCCATCGTCGCCCACGCACGGGAACATGGTGTGAACTACATCGACACTGCCGACGTCTACACCCGTGGCGCGTCCGAGCGCATGCTGGGCGAACTGCTCGCCGGCCAGCGTCACGACTGGGTGCTGGCCACCAAGCTCGGCAACAAGATGTCCGAGCAGGAGAACCACAGCCGCTATTCGCGCCTGTGGATGATGCGCGAGGTGGAGGAAAGCCTTGCGCGGCTGAAGACCGACCACATCGACATCCTGTATCTGCACCGCGACTTCAACGGCATGGATCTGGAGGAGCCGCTGTACGCGCTCGACAGCCTGATGCGCGCGGGCAAGATCCGCTACTGGGGCGTGTCGAACTTCAGGGCCTGGCGCATCGCGGAGCTGGCGAGCGGTGCGCGCCGCATCGGCATGCCCGGCCCGGTCGTCTGCCAGCCCTACTACAACCTGCTCAACCGGATGCCCGAGGTCGAGATCCTGCCCGCCTGCGAGGCGCTGGGCATCGGCGTGACCTCGTACAGCCCGATTGCCCGCGGCGTGCTCACGGGCAAGTATCTTCCGGGCCAGGCGCCAGCGGAAGGCACGCGCGCGGCGCGCGGCGACAAGCGCATCACGGAAACGGAATTCCGGGAAGAGTCGCTCGTCATCGCCCAAAGGCTCAAGCAGCATGTGGCCGAGGCGGGCGTCTCGCTGGCGCAGTTCGCCACGGCGTGGGTGCTGGCGCACCGCGCGGTGAGCTCGGTGATCGCGGGACCGCGCACGCTGGCGCAGTGGCAGGACTACTTTCCTGCGCTCGACTATGTCGTCACGCCGGAGGATGACGGATTGGTCGACGAGCTCGTCGCGCCGGGCCATCCATCGACGCCGGGCTACACCGATCCCGCCTATCCGCTGCATCCGCGGCGTCGCTGA
- a CDS encoding SlyX family protein, giving the protein MADTESRTEQRLSELEIKTSYAEDLLDQLNMTIYRQQQQIDDLRAVVVELRKQLPAAGQQGAAQGVVDERPPHY; this is encoded by the coding sequence ATGGCAGACACCGAATCACGGACCGAGCAGCGGCTGAGCGAACTGGAGATCAAGACCAGCTACGCCGAGGACCTGCTTGACCAACTCAACATGACCATCTACCGCCAGCAACAGCAGATCGACGACCTGCGTGCAGTGGTGGTGGAGCTGCGCAAGCAGTTGCCGGCCGCCGGCCAGCAAGGCGCCGCGCAGGGCGTGGTGGACGAGCGTCCGCCGCACTATTGA
- a CDS encoding PLP-dependent aminotransferase family protein: MKFADRLNNVETSAIRELFKLLGKPGIISFAGGFPDSAMFDVAGIEAATERVLRDEPGAALQYGATEGYQPLREQLSAFMASKGAQDVAPEQLIVTTGSQQALDLLGKTMINPGDRVIVEGPTFLATIQCFRLYGAEVISAPIDSDGVKPDELERLIVEHQPRLVYLIPTFGNPSGATLSLERRRKILELAVKHQVLVVEDDPYGDLYFADAPPPSLLALTPTVPGSREWLAHCGSLSKVLCPGLRIGWLIGHPDLLARATMCKQFSDAHTSTFAQATAAQYLRSGVMPQTLARVRAVYAERARAMGDALRSELGDAVEFVQPQGGLFMWVRLTGARGQERDANALAKRAIEQGVAFVPGSPFFSQNPDPSTLRLSFATADIDRIREGIARLKKALAA; encoded by the coding sequence ATGAAATTTGCTGACCGTTTAAACAATGTCGAGACATCGGCGATTCGCGAGCTGTTCAAGTTGCTGGGCAAGCCCGGCATCATCAGCTTTGCAGGTGGCTTTCCTGACAGCGCGATGTTCGACGTGGCGGGCATCGAAGCCGCGACCGAGCGCGTGCTGCGGGACGAGCCGGGCGCCGCATTGCAGTATGGCGCCACCGAAGGCTACCAGCCGCTGCGCGAGCAGCTCTCCGCGTTCATGGCAAGCAAGGGTGCGCAGGACGTGGCCCCCGAGCAACTGATCGTCACCACGGGCAGCCAGCAGGCGCTGGACCTGCTGGGCAAGACGATGATCAATCCCGGCGACCGCGTGATCGTCGAAGGCCCGACCTTTCTCGCGACGATCCAGTGCTTCCGCCTCTACGGCGCCGAGGTGATCAGCGCCCCCATCGACAGCGATGGCGTGAAGCCCGACGAGCTCGAGAGGCTGATCGTCGAGCACCAGCCCAGGCTGGTCTACCTGATTCCCACCTTCGGCAACCCGAGTGGCGCGACACTGTCGCTCGAGCGCCGCCGCAAGATCCTTGAGCTGGCGGTCAAGCACCAGGTGCTGGTGGTGGAGGACGACCCCTATGGCGACCTGTACTTCGCCGACGCGCCACCACCCAGCCTGCTGGCGCTCACGCCCACCGTGCCCGGCAGCCGCGAGTGGCTTGCGCACTGCGGCTCGCTCAGCAAGGTGCTCTGTCCGGGGCTGCGCATCGGCTGGCTGATCGGCCATCCCGACCTGCTCGCGCGCGCGACGATGTGCAAGCAGTTCAGCGATGCGCACACCAGCACGTTCGCGCAGGCCACGGCGGCGCAGTACCTGCGCTCGGGCGTGATGCCGCAGACGCTGGCGCGCGTGCGGGCCGTCTATGCCGAACGCGCGAGGGCCATGGGCGATGCGCTGCGCAGCGAACTGGGTGACGCCGTCGAATTCGTGCAGCCGCAAGGTGGCCTGTTCATGTGGGTGCGCCTGACGGGCGCGCGCGGACAGGAGCGCGATGCGAATGCACTGGCCAAGCGCGCCATCGAGCAGGGCGTGGCCTTCGTGCCGGGCTCCCCGTTCTTCAGCCAGAACCCGGACCCGTCCACGCTGCGCCTGTCGTTCGCGACCGCCGACATCGACAGGATCCGCGAAGGCATCGCACGTCTGAAGAAGGCGCTCGCGGCCTGA
- the nth gene encoding endonuclease III, which yields MKQSDIEPFFAALKAANPQPNTELEYTSVFELLAAVLLSAQATDVGVNKATRKLFPVANTPQAILDLGIERLEDYIKTIGLYRSKAKHLMETCRILVERHGGKVPSTREELQELPGVGRKTANVVLNVAFGQPTMAVDTHIFRVSNRTGLAPGKDPLAVEMQLMKRVPDEYAVDSHHWLILLGRYVCQARKPRCWECVVARYCDFSPKNTAH from the coding sequence ATGAAACAGAGCGACATCGAGCCCTTCTTCGCCGCCCTCAAGGCAGCCAATCCGCAACCCAATACCGAGCTCGAGTACACCTCGGTTTTCGAGTTGCTGGCTGCCGTGCTGCTGTCCGCACAGGCCACCGACGTGGGGGTGAACAAGGCCACGCGCAAACTCTTTCCCGTGGCCAACACCCCGCAGGCCATCCTCGACCTCGGCATCGAGAGGCTCGAGGACTACATCAAGACCATCGGCCTGTACCGCAGCAAGGCGAAGCATCTGATGGAGACCTGCCGCATCCTGGTGGAGCGCCATGGCGGCAAGGTGCCATCGACGCGCGAGGAACTGCAGGAACTGCCCGGTGTGGGCCGCAAGACCGCCAACGTGGTGCTCAACGTGGCATTCGGCCAGCCCACCATGGCGGTCGACACGCACATCTTCCGCGTGAGCAACCGCACGGGCCTGGCGCCGGGAAAGGACCCGCTGGCCGTGGAAATGCAGCTCATGAAGCGCGTGCCGGACGAATACGCCGTCGACTCGCACCACTGGCTGATCCTGCTGGGCCGCTATGTCTGCCAGGCACGCAAGCCCCGCTGCTGGGAATGCGTGGTGGCCCGGTACTGCGATTTCTCGCCCAAGAACACCGCGCACTGA